The segment CCCCGCCATGCGTCGCTGTGGCAACTACCTCGAAAAGTCGCACATGATTCGCAATGCGCCCATCGACGGTGCACCACTTCAAGGGGGAAGTGGGGCGACGCGCGTGCCGTGAGACGCGTCACGGACCCTCGACGGGAGTCGGCCGACAAGCTGGTCAGGGAGCGGCGGCGGGTTCACCGGCGCGGTGATCAGTTGTGGTCGTCAGCCCCAACCACGCCCCGATAGCAAGGAAGCGCTATGAACAGCGAAAACACCTGGGTGACCTCGGCCGGCGGACCTCTGATCCTCATTCCCCAGTCCGTCTGCCACCACTGGGGCGGCGCCCCGCGCACCTATCCCGACGACGAAGGCGACTACGGACGCGCCTGCGAGGTCGACGGCTACGTGGGACTCATCGACGTCGGAGGCGTACAGGCGCTCGTCCTGGGCGACATGCCGGCCCGCACCACGTTCCTTCCCCAGCACAACGTCCTGGTCAGGGAGATCGCCGGCGACGAAGACGATGCGAACCTCTCCGCCCTCGTCGCCGATCTGCTTCCCCGCGTGGAATGGGAATCGGGCCCCACCTGGACCATCAATGAGCCGGTCGTCCTCTTCGACTCCGTCTACGAATCCACCGAGATCGCCACGGAGGAACACCTACGCATCGACCTCCAAACGGGCGAGTACCTGATCGAGGCGGGATACATCGACGTCCCCAGTGAGTACCTCATCCTCGTGCGCCTCCTCCGCGACCGGCTGCCACCCTCAGCCGGTCGAGATGGACAGCCCGCCGCGTCCAACGCTCGGGGAGAGATCCAGTGCTGACCTACGAAGACATGACCGCATGGGCCGGAGCCGAGCACGTCACCCGGGCTGACCCTGCCGACCTGGCCAGCTGGCGCATCCCCGAGCGCCAGAAGGACCTGCTCGTGAACATCGGCGTTCCCATCGTCGATCAACTGATTGAGTACGTCACGTTCCAGACGGACCCGGACCCCGCCCTCCAGACCGCATCGGGAACCGTCCTCTATCAGCTCTCCCGGAACCATCACGGCGACCTCGTGCCAGGTCTGCAATGGGCTTTCGGCGTCGAGCCGGAGACCGGAAAGGTCTACTACGTCTTGCCCGACGGGGAAGCCTGGTTCGCCAACTCCTCCATCGACCTCTGGCTACAGACACTGCATCACTACGGCCGACGAGTGAGCCAGTCTCCGATCCTCAACGACCCGGACGAGCACGAGGACGAAGGGGTCTGATGCAGGTCAGGCTTGGCGGGCGCGCCGGTTGGTCCACCAGGTGAGGCGGTCGGCGGAATCCTGCGGCATCACGCTGTGGGGTACGGACTGGGCGGCCACAACGGCGAGTCCGGCCAGGACGGTGAGGACGATGGGTTGCAGGGGGCGCCGGCGAGGGCAGCCGCGATGCTGCCGGTGCTGCTCCGGCCCGCTCCGGCGAGCTGGGCGGTCCGGCCAGGTACGGGCGGAGTGGCAGAAGCGGCAGGGTGGGATGACTTGAGGTGATTTCCTGCGGTCCGGGCTGTGGGGTGGGCATGCTGGGTTCCTGCCTCGGCAGGAACCTCTCCTTCCGGAGCGTGCACCCGACGGGGCGGAATATCTTGCCTCGCCCTGGGGCGTGCCCTGCCGTCACCTGCTCCGTTGAACCTGGGCATGGACATCCCCGCTGATGAGCAGCTGTCTCCGTTCCCCTTTCCGCGCGTCGTCGTCGTCGAGCTGCGCGGGCCAGCGGAGGAGGTGGCCGCGGTGCAGGCCTGGATCGAGGCGCAGGCCCTGTACTCCGACGCGACGACCGTCGGCGTGTTCGGCGGCAAGGTCAGCTGCCAAATGAACGTCGTGGTCGGCGAGGAGTAGCGGAGAAACCACAGCTCATCTCCAGGGTGAGTTGGCCCAGGCAGGCCGACATCTGACGTGCGGGTCGCGATCGGGGACCGCTGTGCGAAGCCGCGGCCAGCCATGGGGTGCGCCACGCAGCGTGACACGGGTGAAGTACGAACAAGGTCGACTGGGCGGATCTGAACCGGCCCCGACCCGTGACGCGACGCCGGAAGTACTGCGGTACGGCCTGCCGGTCCCGGGCACACCGCCGTCGCCGCGCAACGGGAGGCAACCGGCTGGTTCGAGGTACGCGTAGGGCGGGGCGGCCTGGGACCTTGCGGGAGGATGCCCGCCACCGTGGCCCGGCTGAGCATCACGGTCGGGCTGGTCTCGATTCCTATGCGCGTCCACAGCGCGGTCGCCGAGCACACGACGGCGGGCTCAGGCCGTTCACCTTGGTGATGTGCTTCCACAGGACCCCGAGCCGTTTGCCGACGGCCGTCAGGGTGTGGTCGGCACGCACCGTGTGCGTGGGGGTGCGGTCACGGTGTGCCGTGACCGCCGGGGCGCGGGGCGCCGTTCTTCACCCACGTGTACAGCGGATCCCCGGGGCAGTCGGTCGCGACCCCGTCGCGATGGCCGTTGATGTCCTTCCCGGCACCGCCGTCGTGCCGCAGCCATTCGATGGCGTCGCGCAGACCTTCGAGCATGGCGTCCGTGGGCTCCTTGAGCCCCTTGTCCCCGAGCATCGCCATCACCGCGTAGCGCGCCTTGTTCAACTCCTTGTTGCCGTTGGCGCCGGTCTTCTTGTGAGCGCCCCGCCCCTCGAAGACAAAGCCGTGCGGACAGACAACGGCGTTGTAGGCAATGTCGGAATAGTCCTCCTTGGTCTCCGTCAGGTGGTCATGCTGGATGGCGCGTACCCGGTCATCGCATTGTGTGTGGTTCTCCGGTTCCGCCAGTGACTTGGGTATGGTCACCCCCTCGTAGTGCACCGTCACCCCCTTGGTACTGTCGATATGGACCAGAGGATGACGCGGCGGCTTCGCCCCCCACGTGGCGCGTGTAACGAACTTCATGACGCCTCCCATTCGTTTTTCAGTCCCGGCGGTGGGCCCTGAGCACAGCATTCGTGGGAAAGGCAAGGGGATGCCACTTATGCGTGCGCAAACCATGGAAAGTTAAGCTGACTGGATGAAACCGGCACTGCGGGGAGTGCAACCAGGGCTTCGGCGTAGTCGCAGAATGTCCGGTTCGTGATCGTGCGACGCCGCCGAAGTCCTGCCGCGTGCGGGTTGGGGCCAGGCTGCCATTGATGAGTCACATCGGGACCGGTACAAGTGACGAGTGACAGAACCTCTTGTTCCTCGCCCGGGTGGCCGCGTCGCGTCGAAGCCTGGACGGTGGACTCAGCAGTCAGCGGGTGCGACGTTCGCCGCCCTCGCAGCGTTCCTCATCACTCGTGACGTCACGTTCGGGTTCTTCAGGCAGACGCTGCCCGACTGGGCGTACACCGCTACGGTCCTCGCGGGATTTGCTGTGTCGGCTGTCGCCTACGGCCTTGCCGTGCTGTGGCTCAGGCGATTGCCCTAGCAGGGCGGCTCACGCCAGGTTTCAGCGTTGCTGCACGGGCGTCCGATTCGTGACAATCCGCCGGCTTGGCGGTCATCCGGGAGTTGACAGGCGCGGGCTCCCAAGATCATGGAGTCCTCTACGCCCCGTGATCCAAGTGGAAGACCGTGCCTGCCGACGCATCATTTCTGATCCCGCTGTCCTTGACCAATTGCGTGAGAATCCGCAGGTCGGACCCGAGGAGGTCCCGGGCCTGGTGGAGCGGCTGGCCGAGGTGCCGGACCCGCGTGACCCACGCGGGGTGCGCCACCGCCTGGCCGTCGTGCTCACTCTCACCGCGTGCGCGGTGCTGGCCGGAGCGACCTCTCTGCTGGCGGTCGGCGAATGGATCGCCGATGCCCCTGGGTATGTGCTGGAACAGGTCGGTGCAGTCCCCGATCCGCTTCTGCCCAGGCGGGTCCTGCCCGCCGAGACCACGGTCCGCCGATTGCTGGCCCGCATTGACAGCGACGCGCTGGACCGGGCCGTCGGACGCTGGCTTGCCGACCGCCGCCCGAAAAAGACCGGGCTGCGCGGACTCGCGGTGGACGGCAAGAGCCTGCGCGGAGCTGCCAGAGCGAACGGCCGCAAGATCCATCTGCTCGCCGCACTGGAGCACGCGACGGGCCTGGTCCTGGCCCAGCTGGACGTCGGCGAGAAGACGAACGAGATCACCTGCTTCCAGCCGCTGCTGGACACCGTCGCCGACCTGGCCGGCGTCGTCGTCACCAGCGACGACATGCACACCCAGCGAGAGCACGCCGACTACCTCCTCGGCCGGGGCGCCCACTACGTCGTGATCGTCAAGGGAAACCAGTGCGCCACGAGGCGCTCTGACACATCCCCGCTGCAGGCGGGACAGACTCGAAGGGAGGTCTGCTGGGTCCGATGGCTTACCTGGAGCCGAAAGGTGAAGGGGACCAGAGCATGCCAGGAAACCGACGACCGGGCCCAGGTGCCTGGGGCGGTGCGCCGGGGGACCCGCGCGGTATGGCGAAAGCTTGACTGCTTGAACCCCAATCTCCAGCGGCAGCAATTTACTGCGACCGGAACGGCACCTGAAACCGGTGCCCGTCGTGACCGGGGACGTACTGGTTCGCCCTGGTCAACCTTCGCGGCGGGAGCGATGCCCAGCGAGGGCATTGAAGGAGATGAATGGGGCGCCTGGGCCGCGCTGATCGTGTGTCAGAGACGAACGTGGGATCACCGTCCCAGTACGGCTGGCGGTGACGGAGTGCCCGTAGTAGTCGCCGGAGTCACGCCCGGCCGAGGAGAGCGGGAAAGCCGCTCGCAGGGCGAAGGGGCACAGGTGGTACGGACACCGGCGACACCGGGGAGGTATGCGAAATGCAGAGCGCTGACACAGTGCACTGACGGTGATGAGGTTGCGAAAGACCCCTTGCCGGGAAGGCCGGATGTCCTCTGACATGCGATCTTGACCGTTTGCCAGGTGAGTTTGCCCGCCCAGTTCAGAGCGTGGTTGTGAACCAGGACGGGAAAACTCGCTGCCGGGTACCCCGTCGGTCCGCTATCCCTGGACTATGACCAGCCTCACCGTTGACCCGCGCGGCCTCGTCCTGCCGGGCCTGTGCCCGAATTGCCACGTCCACTCCGGCTTCACGATCCGGTCCTCCGGCATTGGTACCTACCTTTGGCCGCAGGTTCGGACCGAGGACCCGTCTGTCGATCACCTCAAACACGCCGGGCGCACTTGGCTGCGGCAGCTCAACGTCAGCTGCCAGCACTGTGGCAAGAGCGTGGTTCTGCACCAGCTGATCCGCTTCAACGAAGATGGGGAGACTGGCGAGGTGCTCCGGGTGATCCAGGTTTGGCCGGAGCGGCAGCCGCGCGAGCTGCACGCCTCTGCCCCGAACGTGGTGCGCGACCTGTTCGCGGAGGGCGCGCGGGCGGAGGCCGCCGAGGCAAACCGGGCGGCGGGGGCGATGTATCGGGCTGCCGTCGAGGAACTCTGCAAGGACCTCGGCGCCGAGGGGAGCAACCTCGCCAGCAAGATTAATGACCTGGTCAACCGGGGCGTCACCAGCGAAATCGTGGAGGACCTCCACGAGGCTCGCCTCCTCGGCAACTGGAGCCTGCACGATGGCCTGGAGTTCTCCGCCGAGGAGGTTGCCGACGTCGCCGGCCTGATCGCCGAGGCCGTCCACATCCTCTATGTGCAGCCGCAGGAGCGACGGGCGATGCGCGACGCCCGCAAGGCGCGGCGCGAGGCCTTCGTTGCTCGGAACCCGTAGCCGATCGGGCCCGGGTGCGGGGAGAGAGAAATGATCACTACTCTCTCTTGTCCGATGCCGTGTCGGGGCGCCGGGCGCCCGGGCCGGCCTCCGCGACCACATCCCGAGCATCGGCTCCCTCGCTGTCGGCGTACGGCGATGACTCCCCAGCGGCGTACAGACAAACGCCTCCAATTATCAGGCCGTTTCGCTCTCCCCTTGTTGCTTTGAGACGGAGGCTCAAGGGGAGAGCAGACCGTTGGTGGCGGCGTGTGTCAGTTCCGGATGGCTGAGGACGTCCGTGCTATCGATGAACTGGTCGACGGTGCCGATGGTCGGCAGGGAGCTGATGTCAGGGGCGGTGATGCGGACTCTCAGCGCCGCGGTGAAGCGTTCGGCGTGCAGGACCTGGAATGGCCTGGTGTGGTAGGGCCGCGTGGCGGGATCGACAGGGTCGGTGAGGCCGAGCTGGTTGTGTGTGACCGCGACGGCCTCGTAGGCGCGGGCCAGGTGGTGCTCGCGGGTGTGCCAGTCGGTGGCGGCGAGGGCGGCGGTGAGGACCGGGGTGAGGGCGGGTGCCTGGGCAGTGCGGGCGAAGGCGCTGCCAAGCCATTTGCTGTAGGGCGGGTAGCGGCGGTCCATGAGCAGGCAGAGCCGCATCAGATCGCGTACCAGACGGGCGGCGACGACAGCGGAGCCGAGTTCGTCGCCCACTTCGCCGCAGCGGCCGACGAAGGCTTCTTCCTGGGAGATGCGTTGCCACTGGCAGGCGAGCAGGTAGAGCCAGAGGTCGTGGGGGTACCAGTCGAGGTTGGCGCGGACCGGTGCGAGTTGGCCGAGTCCGTCGTGGAAGACGGCACCGGCGGTGACCTCGGCGAGGAGCTGAGTGGGGGTGGCCAGCCAGTCCGCCACGGTGATGTCGGTACGCGGGTCGAAGCCCAGTTGCGCGGTGAACCAGGCCCCTGGGTCCGTGACTTCGACCCGGTGGTGGACTGGTCCGTCAGTGGTCCGCATGACCCGGATGTCTGCTTCGCCAGCGGGGGCGAAGTGCGTCGGGTAGCCGCGGAAGGTCTTCGGCAAGCGTTCGGAGAGCAGTGCCGTGATCCTCGCGCCGTGGCGTGTGAGGTCCTGCGAGTGCAGGAAGATCTGCAGGCGGGGCCCCCACTCGTGGTCGGCGGAGCGGGCGGTGTCGAATCCGAGGACTTCCGAGCCGCTGCCGAGACGGGCTGCGGAGTACGTAACCCCCAGGGCGGCCTCGTCCAGCAAAGGCCGTACGGCTTCGCAGTAGAAGCGGCGGGAGAGTTCCAGTCCGGGGATGAAGGACGGCGTGGTCATGCTGGAGAGGGTGCCGGATCGGCGCCCGACCGGTCGAAGGCTTTTCCCCGTCCGACAGGTTGCGCCTGACCGCGCGTACGGCTGGTCCGACCCGCCGCCTGCGTGGTGGCCGCCGCCCGACATCGGACAGCCGCAGACGGCCGAACAACACCCGCCAGCACACCAGAAGCTGTCCCCATTCATCCGTACGCGGCTGAGGACGTTCACGAGTACGCCGACACTCGCGACGGAGTAGCGCCAGGTCCTGCAATAACGGCCCTGGCCCGACCGTCGTCAGGCACGGAGGAACACTGCGCTCTTATGCGTCCCCGCACCGGTCAAGATCACTTGGCAAACGGCCAAGATCGCATGGCAGAGGACACCGGAGACATCAGCTGATCAGATGCCGTGGGCGGCCTCGGACAGGGCCTGCAGGATGAGCGGGAACTCTCGGGCGTCCGCTGCGTGGATCACCTGCCCGAGCTGCACCAGGCACCGGGGCACCAGGGACGCGGCGACCTTCAGCATGGCCAGCTCGCTGCGGGAGGCGGTGGCCTGCCGTCCGCTGGCGAGCATGAGCAGCCCGACGGCGTTCCAGTCGACGCTGGGGTTCGGGCCGGTGCGGTTGATCAGCGGCTGGCCGCCTGCGGCCGCGAGAGCCCGGTCCTCGATGAGACGCCAGGGCCAGTAGCCGTCCTGGTGCGCGCCCAGGAGCCAGGTGACCGTGCGCATCTGCTCGGTGCCCACGGGTCTGGTGCAGGTTCGGGTGACAGGTTCGGTCACGCGGCCTGGAGGGCCGGTGTGGTCATGACGGTCTCGAATTCGACGGGGGTCAGCCGGCCGAGTGCGGCTTGTCTGCGGCGGCGGTGGTAGGTCCGCTCGATCCAGGTCACGATCGCGATCCGCAGTTCCTCGCGGGTGGTCCAGCTCCGGCGGTCGAGGACGTTCTTCTGCAGCAGGCTGAAGAAGGACTCCATGGCCGCGTTGTCGCCGGCTGCCCCGACTCTCCCTATCGATCCGGCCATCCGGTGCGGTCGAGCGCCCGGACGAATTTCCGGGACCGGAACTGGGCGAGCTCAAGTGGTCCGCGCAACGGATCACCGACGAACTTGTGAGTATCGGTTTTGTGATCGACCGGCGAACTGTCAGCCGGCACCTGACCCGGCTCGGCCTCGGCGAACGCCGCTTCATCGACCCAGGCGGTGAGAACAACCGGAAGCCGGGGAAGATCATCGCCCGCTGGCCCGGACACATGGTGCACCTGGATGTGAAGAAGGTCGGCCGGACCCCTGATGGCGGCGGGTGGCGGATCCACGGCCGGGACAGCGATCAGGTCAAGGTCGCTAGTCGGGCGAAGTCGGCCGGGGCGAAGCGTGGCTACGTCTACCTGCACTTCGTAGCCGATGGTTTCTCACGGCTCGCCTACACAGAACCGCTGGGCGATGAGAAGGGCGCGACGGCTGCTGCTTTCCTCGCCCGGGCGAAGGTCTGGTTCGCCGCCCACGGCATCACCCACATCCACCGGGTCGTCACCGACAATGGCGCTTGCTACCGCTCCGGCGACTTCGCCCGCATCGTCGGGCAAGGCACCCGGCATCAGAGAACCAAACCATACACACCTCGGCACAACGGGCAGGTGGAGCGCTACCAGCGCATCATGGCCGAGGAAGTCCTCTACGCCCGCGAGTTCACCAGCGAGGACGCCCGGTCAGCCGCGATCGCAGTGTGGAACATCCACTACAACTACCACCGGCCGCATAGTGCTGCCGCCGGAAAGCCGCCAGCAGCACGCCTCCGCGAGAGCGTCACCAACGTCGAGCCCTCATACATCTTAGGGGGTTCGCGAAAGCCTGGATCTCGCGCACTGCAGCGTGATCAAATAGGGGCCACACGCTGGCCTCGGTCCAGTCCCGCAGCCTGTGCCAGGCCGTGACTCCGGAGCACCCCTGGGTCTCCGCGGCACGTCGCGCCAGGTAACACCGGTCCGCAGCGCGTACAGCACGCCCGCGAGCGCCGCCCGCCGGAACGCGCAGGTGTCCGGGGTGCGGCGCCGGCGCTCGGGAACGGGCGGCAGCAACGGAGCGACGCGATCCCACAAGTCGTCCGGCACAAGATCAGCACGCACCCGCACAGCCTGCCGACCAAGACCGCCAGGCGCAAGATCGCGGGATCACCTCGGTTTGAGACGGCCAGTTAAATCGCTAGGGCCCGAAAGATCCTTCGCATACGGTGCCCGGATGGCTTCTCAGCGTGCCCTGCTGCCGCGATCGACACCGGCTGCCTCGGGGATGTCGTCCCGTTCGATCGCCGCGCTGCTGGATCGGCTCGAGGCGCGATCCGTCGAGTGTCACTCCATCATGGTCGTACGCCACGGTCACGTCGTCGCCGAGGGCTGGTGGGCGCCGTACTCGGCCGAACGCCCGCACCTTCTCTACTCGCTGACCAAGTCGTTCACCTCGGTCGCCGTGGGGCTCGCGATCGCCGACGGGATGCTCTCACTGGAGGATCGGGTGGTGGATGTGCTGCCCGACCACGTTCCGGGCGACATCTCGGAGCAGGGACGCCGCCTCACCGTTCACCACCTGCTGTGCATGACGGCCGGACATCGCACGGACAGCCTCGCCGAGGCCTGGCAACTGGAACCGGGCGACCTGGTGAAGGGCTTCCTGCGCGTACCGTTTCCCGATGCCGAGGGAACGCGGCACGCTTACGACAATCCCACCACCTTCATCCTGGCCCGGATGGTGGAACGGGTCATGGGCCACAGCCTCCCGGAACTGCTCGACGAGCGCCTCTTCAAGCCGATGGGCGTCGATCACGCCGAATGGGACCGTGTGGCCAGCGGTGCCGCATTCGGATTCCACGGACTGCACCTCACGACCGAGGCTGTCGCCGCCTTCGGTGAGTTGCTCCTGCGCGGAGGTACGTGGGGCGGCCGGCGGCTCGTCCCGCGTGAATGGGTGGAGCTCGCGACCAGACGGCACACCGACACCCTGCGACTCGAGGACGGATCGGGGGACGTCGACTACCTTCGTGGTTACGGTTACCAGTTCTGGATGTCGCGTCACGGCTACCACGGGGACGGCTCATTCGGCCAGCAATGCGTGGTCGTCCCGTCGCACGATCTCGTGGTCGCCGTGACCGGCAGCCATACGCAGCCACAGGCAGTGCTTGACGCAATATGGGAGTGCCTGCTGCCCGGCATGCAGGACACGGGAAACACCCCGGACGACGAAATCCTCGCCGATCGGCTGCGGCGGTTGTCATTGGCACCGGTGCTGGGCGCCGCC is part of the Streptomyces sp. NBC_01262 genome and harbors:
- a CDS encoding DUF4145 domain-containing protein, whose translation is MTSLTVDPRGLVLPGLCPNCHVHSGFTIRSSGIGTYLWPQVRTEDPSVDHLKHAGRTWLRQLNVSCQHCGKSVVLHQLIRFNEDGETGEVLRVIQVWPERQPRELHASAPNVVRDLFAEGARAEAAEANRAAGAMYRAAVEELCKDLGAEGSNLASKINDLVNRGVTSEIVEDLHEARLLGNWSLHDGLEFSAEEVADVAGLIAEAVHILYVQPQERRAMRDARKARREAFVARNP
- a CDS encoding Imm21 family immunity protein, which gives rise to MNSENTWVTSAGGPLILIPQSVCHHWGGAPRTYPDDEGDYGRACEVDGYVGLIDVGGVQALVLGDMPARTTFLPQHNVLVREIAGDEDDANLSALVADLLPRVEWESGPTWTINEPVVLFDSVYESTEIATEEHLRIDLQTGEYLIEAGYIDVPSEYLILVRLLRDRLPPSAGRDGQPAASNARGEIQC
- a CDS encoding transposase: MRVRADLVPDDLWDRVAPLLPPVPERRRRTPDTCAFRRAALAGVLYALRTGVTWRDVPRRPRGAPESRPGTGCGTGPRPACGPYLITLQCARSRLSRTP
- a CDS encoding serine hydrolase domain-containing protein, whose product is MASQRALLPRSTPAASGMSSRSIAALLDRLEARSVECHSIMVVRHGHVVAEGWWAPYSAERPHLLYSLTKSFTSVAVGLAIADGMLSLEDRVVDVLPDHVPGDISEQGRRLTVHHLLCMTAGHRTDSLAEAWQLEPGDLVKGFLRVPFPDAEGTRHAYDNPTTFILARMVERVMGHSLPELLDERLFKPMGVDHAEWDRVASGAAFGFHGLHLTTEAVAAFGELLLRGGTWGGRRLVPREWVELATRRHTDTLRLEDGSGDVDYLRGYGYQFWMSRHGYHGDGSFGQQCVVVPSHDLVVAVTGSHTQPQAVLDAIWECLLPGMQDTGNTPDDEILADRLRRLSLAPVLGAAAPERSVKAKLDASAEGSALPDGTTVIVDAVDGGWLLRLGPYLNVEVGHGKWRESSPLGRPVVATGAWQGNTFVAELYVITTPHRVRLSVDADAGTATATWNIVPLTGPSLVLHVRSPLMTRPDVA
- a CDS encoding integrase core domain-containing protein, with protein sequence MSIGFVIDRRTVSRHLTRLGLGERRFIDPGGENNRKPGKIIARWPGHMVHLDVKKVGRTPDGGGWRIHGRDSDQVKVASRAKSAGAKRGYVYLHFVADGFSRLAYTEPLGDEKGATAAAFLARAKVWFAAHGITHIHRVVTDNGACYRSGDFARIVGQGTRHQRTKPYTPRHNGQVERYQRIMAEEVLYAREFTSEDARSAAIAVWNIHYNYHRPHSAAAGKPPAARLRESVTNVEPSYILGGSRKPGSRALQRDQIGATRWPRSSPAACARP
- a CDS encoding N-acetylmuramoyl-L-alanine amidase, translated to MKFVTRATWGAKPPRHPLVHIDSTKGVTVHYEGVTIPKSLAEPENHTQCDDRVRAIQHDHLTETKEDYSDIAYNAVVCPHGFVFEGRGAHKKTGANGNKELNKARYAVMAMLGDKGLKEPTDAMLEGLRDAIEWLRHDGGAGKDINGHRDGVATDCPGDPLYTWVKNGAPRPGGHGTP
- a CDS encoding SUKH-4 family immunity protein; the protein is MLTYEDMTAWAGAEHVTRADPADLASWRIPERQKDLLVNIGVPIVDQLIEYVTFQTDPDPALQTASGTVLYQLSRNHHGDLVPGLQWAFGVEPETGKVYYVLPDGEAWFANSSIDLWLQTLHHYGRRVSQSPILNDPDEHEDEGV
- a CDS encoding ISAs1 family transposase, encoding MIQVEDRACRRIISDPAVLDQLRENPQVGPEEVPGLVERLAEVPDPRDPRGVRHRLAVVLTLTACAVLAGATSLLAVGEWIADAPGYVLEQVGAVPDPLLPRRVLPAETTVRRLLARIDSDALDRAVGRWLADRRPKKTGLRGLAVDGKSLRGAARANGRKIHLLAALEHATGLVLAQLDVGEKTNEITCFQPLLDTVADLAGVVVTSDDMHTQREHADYLLGRGAHYVVIVKGNQCATRRSDTSPLQAGQTRREVCWVRWLTWSRKVKGTRACQETDDRAQVPGAVRRGTRAVWRKLDCLNPNLQRQQFTATGTAPETGARRDRGRTGSPWSTFAAGAMPSEGIEGDEWGAWAALIVCQRRTWDHRPSTAGGDGVPVVVAGVTPGRGERESRSQGEGAQVVRTPATPGRYAKCRALTQCTDGDEVAKDPLPGRPDVL
- a CDS encoding DUF4037 domain-containing protein, whose translation is MTTPSFIPGLELSRRFYCEAVRPLLDEAALGVTYSAARLGSGSEVLGFDTARSADHEWGPRLQIFLHSQDLTRHGARITALLSERLPKTFRGYPTHFAPAGEADIRVMRTTDGPVHHRVEVTDPGAWFTAQLGFDPRTDITVADWLATPTQLLAEVTAGAVFHDGLGQLAPVRANLDWYPHDLWLYLLACQWQRISQEEAFVGRCGEVGDELGSAVVAARLVRDLMRLCLLMDRRYPPYSKWLGSAFARTAQAPALTPVLTAALAATDWHTREHHLARAYEAVAVTHNQLGLTDPVDPATRPYHTRPFQVLHAERFTAALRVRITAPDISSLPTIGTVDQFIDSTDVLSHPELTHAATNGLLSP